In one Pseudomonas sp. MM211 genomic region, the following are encoded:
- the gabT gene encoding 4-aminobutyrate--2-oxoglutarate transaminase: MSKTNESLLQRRQAAVPRGVGQIHPIVAERAENATVWDVEGREYIDFAGGIAVLNTGHLHPKVVAAVQEQLTKLTHTCFQVLAYEPYIELCEEIAKRVPGDFAKKTLLVTSGSEAVENAVKIARAATGRAGVIAFTGAYHGRTMMTLSLTGKVAPYSAGMGLMPAGVYRAIAPCELHGVSEDESIASIERIFKNDAQPQDIAAIIIEPVQGEGGFYVNSPAFMQRLRALCDQHGILLIADEVQTGAGRTGTFFATEQLGVVPDLTTFAKSVGGGFPISGVSGKAEIMDTIAPGGLGGTYAGSPIACAAALAVLKVFDEEKLLDRSNAVGEKLKAGLRDIAAKHKVIGDVRGLGSMIAIELFEGGDHSKPAAELTGKIVAKARDKGLILLSCGTYYNVVRFLMPVTIPDAQLEKGIAIVAECFDELA, from the coding sequence ATGAGCAAGACCAACGAATCCCTGCTGCAACGCCGCCAAGCCGCCGTACCGCGTGGCGTCGGCCAGATCCACCCGATCGTCGCCGAGCGTGCTGAAAACGCCACCGTGTGGGACGTCGAAGGCCGTGAGTACATCGACTTCGCCGGCGGTATCGCCGTACTGAACACCGGTCACCTGCACCCGAAGGTGGTCGCCGCCGTTCAGGAACAGCTGACCAAGCTGACCCATACCTGCTTCCAGGTGCTGGCGTACGAGCCCTACATCGAGCTGTGCGAAGAAATCGCCAAGCGCGTACCGGGCGACTTCGCCAAGAAGACCCTGCTGGTCACCTCGGGCTCCGAAGCCGTCGAGAACGCCGTGAAGATCGCCCGTGCCGCTACCGGCCGTGCTGGCGTGATCGCCTTCACCGGCGCCTACCACGGCCGCACCATGATGACCCTGTCGCTGACCGGTAAGGTGGCGCCGTACTCCGCTGGCATGGGCCTGATGCCTGCCGGTGTGTACCGCGCCATTGCGCCGTGCGAGCTGCATGGCGTGAGCGAAGACGAGTCCATCGCCAGCATCGAGCGCATCTTCAAGAACGATGCCCAGCCTCAGGACATCGCCGCGATCATCATCGAGCCGGTGCAGGGCGAAGGTGGTTTCTACGTCAACTCGCCGGCCTTCATGCAGCGTCTGCGCGCCCTGTGCGACCAGCACGGCATTCTGCTGATCGCTGACGAAGTGCAGACCGGCGCTGGCCGTACCGGTACCTTCTTCGCCACCGAGCAACTGGGCGTCGTGCCGGATCTGACCACATTCGCCAAATCCGTCGGCGGCGGCTTCCCGATCTCCGGCGTCAGCGGCAAGGCCGAGATCATGGACACCATCGCCCCCGGTGGCCTGGGCGGCACCTATGCCGGTAGCCCTATCGCCTGCGCCGCGGCCCTGGCCGTGCTGAAGGTGTTCGACGAAGAGAAGCTGCTGGATCGCTCCAACGCCGTGGGCGAGAAGCTCAAGGCCGGCCTGCGCGACATCGCCGCCAAGCACAAGGTGATCGGTGACGTACGTGGCCTGGGTTCGATGATCGCCATCGAGCTGTTCGAAGGCGGCGACCACAGCAAACCGGCTGCCGAGCTGACTGGCAAGATCGTCGCCAAGGCGCGCGACAAGGGCCTGATCCTGCTGTCGTGTGGCACCTACTACAACGTGGTGCGCTTCCTGATGCCGGTCACCATCCCGGACGCTCAGCTGGAAAAAGGCATCGCCATCGTTGCCGAGTGCTTCGACGAACTGGCGTAA
- a CDS encoding FAD-dependent oxidoreductase, which yields MTDYDLLLVGAGPAHLGVLRRWALIERPAGRIGLVASAEHTWHVGMLPGLVAGRYGAEDCQIELTALCQAAQVELIVAPVMALDAATRQLSLGDGRVLQSNWLSLNTGDRVACPPREGDAMEVLAVKPVDSFIAGWQAWQRDPQPLAILGGGVAGVEMALALADQVPQLALFCGEPLLAGHCAGLRMRAWGHLRMRRVQVREHCPISRIDGDCLISGDAAVWRGGRLLLASGAQAFPWIADSGLSCDGDGFVHTAPTLQSHSHPQIFAVGDCANLPGVRKSGLYSMRQVPVLAANLSAALRGGPLRDFKTSGQRPLLLASGDGGALFGWRQWSAGGQFYGRCKDYFDRAFVKRHSLKR from the coding sequence ATGACTGACTACGATCTGTTGCTGGTAGGCGCAGGCCCGGCCCATCTCGGGGTTCTGCGGCGCTGGGCGCTGATCGAGCGGCCGGCGGGTCGCATCGGCCTGGTGGCCAGTGCCGAGCACACCTGGCACGTCGGCATGCTGCCCGGTTTGGTGGCGGGGCGTTATGGCGCCGAAGACTGCCAGATCGAGCTGACTGCGCTGTGCCAGGCCGCCCAGGTCGAGCTGATCGTCGCGCCGGTGATGGCGCTGGATGCCGCTACGCGGCAGCTGAGCCTGGGCGATGGTCGCGTGCTGCAGAGCAACTGGCTGTCGCTGAATACCGGCGACCGCGTCGCCTGTCCGCCCCGCGAGGGCGACGCGATGGAAGTGCTGGCGGTCAAGCCGGTGGACAGCTTCATCGCTGGCTGGCAGGCCTGGCAGCGTGATCCCCAGCCGTTGGCGATTCTCGGTGGCGGCGTGGCGGGCGTGGAAATGGCCCTGGCGCTGGCCGATCAGGTGCCGCAGTTGGCGCTGTTCTGTGGCGAACCGCTGCTGGCCGGCCACTGTGCCGGTTTGCGGATGCGCGCCTGGGGCCATCTGCGCATGCGCCGGGTGCAGGTGCGCGAGCATTGCCCGATCAGCCGCATCGACGGCGATTGCCTGATCAGTGGCGACGCGGCGGTGTGGCGCGGCGGCCGGCTGCTGCTGGCCAGTGGCGCCCAGGCGTTCCCATGGATCGCCGACAGCGGCCTGAGCTGCGATGGCGATGGTTTCGTGCACACCGCGCCGACCCTGCAGAGCCATTCCCACCCGCAGATCTTCGCCGTGGGCGATTGCGCCAACCTGCCTGGCGTGCGCAAGAGCGGCCTGTATTCCATGCGCCAGGTACCGGTGCTTGCCGCCAACCTGAGCGCCGCGCTGCGTGGCGGGCCGCTGCGCGACTTCAAGACCAGCGGCCAGCGCCCGCTGCTGCTGGCCAGTGGCGATGGCGGTGCCTTGTTCGGCTGGCGTCAGTGGAGCGCGGGCGGGCAGTTCTACGGGCGCTGCAAGGACTACTTCGACCGCGCCTTCGTCAAACGCCACAGCCTCAAGCGCTGA
- a CDS encoding HDOD domain-containing protein: MSAAATAPEVLIADTDPWTADLLEQLVLDVRCDAVVIRVSDGQAAMARCKRRLPELVIADSELPGVDGLELLRQLRRHPRTPALPFILISGRLDANSVRAAKPLAPTAYLAKPFNAEALRQRLAGLLLSEGEELLCPIRPLLVNRLEDYLDAMREEGQGAPLLASVRDSVSQYLNSSEPSLRELEQVFTRDPQITACLIAAANSAAHHNGSPCQTLAQALPRLGVARTLNLVLGLSVQRNARLSDPRLAEQGVRTWAAAQRSAEVAHWLACELSLDAELCYTAGLLHNIGELALLRCMQDWQDAGGSLSDEEIEQAIRLRAASFGSALRIRWRLPFGLRELVAAYYSLNSGVFSREALVLNLAGQVVALGASQSPSELREARCVRLLRLDLGVLERLPAQASVA; the protein is encoded by the coding sequence ATGTCTGCAGCGGCCACCGCCCCTGAAGTTCTCATCGCCGATACCGATCCCTGGACGGCCGATCTGCTCGAGCAACTGGTGCTCGACGTGCGCTGCGACGCCGTGGTGATCCGTGTCAGCGATGGCCAGGCGGCCATGGCACGCTGCAAGCGGCGTCTGCCGGAACTGGTGATCGCCGACAGCGAGCTGCCGGGTGTCGATGGCCTGGAGTTGCTGCGCCAGTTGCGCCGCCATCCCCGTACCCCGGCGCTGCCGTTCATTCTCATCAGCGGGCGCCTGGATGCCAACAGCGTGCGCGCCGCCAAGCCGCTGGCGCCCACCGCCTACCTGGCCAAACCCTTCAACGCCGAAGCACTGCGCCAGCGCCTGGCCGGGCTGTTGCTCAGCGAGGGCGAGGAGTTGCTGTGCCCGATTCGGCCGCTGCTGGTGAACCGCCTCGAGGATTACCTGGATGCCATGCGCGAAGAGGGGCAGGGCGCGCCGCTGCTGGCCTCGGTGCGTGACTCGGTCAGCCAGTACCTGAACAGCAGCGAGCCGAGCCTGCGTGAGCTGGAGCAGGTGTTCACCCGTGACCCGCAGATCACCGCCTGCCTGATCGCCGCCGCCAACAGTGCCGCCCACCACAACGGTTCACCTTGCCAGACCCTGGCCCAGGCGCTGCCGCGCCTGGGGGTGGCACGCACCCTGAATCTGGTGCTGGGGCTTTCCGTACAGCGCAACGCGCGGCTCAGCGATCCACGTTTGGCCGAGCAGGGCGTGCGCACCTGGGCCGCCGCCCAGCGCAGTGCCGAGGTCGCTCACTGGCTGGCCTGCGAGCTGTCGCTGGATGCCGAGCTCTGCTACACCGCCGGCCTGTTGCACAACATCGGTGAGCTGGCGCTGCTGCGCTGCATGCAGGATTGGCAGGACGCCGGCGGCAGCCTCAGTGATGAGGAAATCGAACAGGCCATCCGCCTGCGCGCCGCCAGCTTCGGCTCGGCGCTGCGTATCCGCTGGCGCCTGCCCTTCGGGCTGCGCGAGCTGGTGGCGGCCTATTACAGCCTCAACAGCGGGGTGTTCTCCCGCGAGGCGCTGGTGCTCAACCTCGCTGGGCAAGTGGTCGCTCTCGGTGCCTCGCAAAGCCCCAGCGAGCTGCGCGAGGCCCGCTGCGTGCGCCTGCTGCGCCTCGATCTCGGAGTGCTCGAGCGCCTGCCTGCTCAGGCGTCTGTGGCGTGA